In Treponema sp. OMZ 798, the following proteins share a genomic window:
- a CDS encoding MATE family efflux transporter, with protein MKNLTQGNELKQITLFSLPMLLGNIFQQLYNVVDSIVVGKNIGDHALAAVGISFPVWFIFISLVIGFTMACNILIAQFVGAKKYEEIDRVIQTSILILFWAGLIVTVIGIFFAPYILKMMNTPSDVFEEALIYLRLIFSGMIFLFIYNAFNSMLRGFGDSMTPLYALIISTIINIGLDCLFVIAFKWGIAGAAIATVIAQFVSCLWLILYSRKKYEAFRLNFFKLRFDKLICVQSVKMGFPSGIQQALVGGGFMALLSIVNTFGTQTAAAYSAAGKLDGFIVMPALNIGVALSSFTGQNIGAGKLDRVKRGLHASLLLGLGITVTATTAIVIFGKSVMHLFVNNPEVIALGARYLIIVAPAYFFNTITFTLNGVVRGAGETVFPMISTLMAMWVFRVPAAALLSKYLGSDGIWLAVSIGSAAGCLLTFIYYCSGKWKKKAAKILDAKK; from the coding sequence ATGAAAAACTTAACTCAAGGAAATGAGCTAAAGCAAATAACGCTTTTTTCCTTACCGATGCTTTTAGGCAATATCTTTCAGCAATTATATAATGTGGTTGACAGCATTGTAGTAGGAAAAAACATAGGCGACCATGCCCTTGCCGCCGTAGGAATCTCCTTCCCGGTATGGTTTATTTTTATATCCCTTGTCATAGGCTTTACCATGGCCTGCAATATTTTAATAGCCCAATTTGTAGGAGCAAAAAAATATGAAGAAATAGACAGGGTAATTCAAACAAGTATATTGATCTTGTTTTGGGCAGGTCTTATAGTTACGGTCATAGGAATCTTTTTTGCGCCCTATATTTTAAAGATGATGAACACTCCCTCGGATGTCTTTGAAGAAGCCCTTATTTATCTAAGGCTCATCTTTAGCGGAATGATTTTTTTGTTTATATACAATGCCTTCAATTCAATGCTGAGAGGTTTCGGTGACTCGATGACACCTCTTTATGCCCTGATAATTTCTACCATAATAAACATAGGCCTTGACTGTTTATTTGTCATAGCATTTAAATGGGGAATTGCAGGAGCTGCAATAGCAACAGTGATAGCCCAATTTGTTTCATGCCTTTGGCTCATCCTGTATTCGAGAAAAAAATATGAGGCTTTTAGACTCAACTTTTTTAAGTTAAGGTTCGATAAGCTTATCTGTGTACAGTCCGTCAAAATGGGCTTCCCCTCAGGGATTCAGCAAGCCTTGGTCGGAGGAGGCTTTATGGCCCTCCTTTCGATTGTAAACACCTTCGGCACACAGACGGCAGCAGCTTATTCGGCCGCAGGAAAACTTGACGGTTTTATCGTTATGCCGGCCCTAAATATCGGTGTTGCCCTTTCATCATTTACGGGGCAAAACATAGGAGCCGGAAAATTGGACAGGGTAAAAAGGGGCTTACATGCTTCATTACTCTTAGGTCTCGGAATTACGGTTACGGCTACTACTGCAATAGTTATTTTCGGCAAAAGCGTTATGCATCTTTTTGTAAACAATCCCGAAGTAATCGCATTGGGAGCCCGATACCTGATAATAGTCGCCCCTGCATATTTTTTTAATACGATAACCTTTACCTTGAATGGAGTTGTACGCGGAGCGGGAGAAACTGTTTTCCCGATGATTTCAACCCTGATGGCTATGTGGGTGTTTAGGGTACCGGCAGCAGCTCTTCTTTCAAAATACTTAGGCTCGGACGGAATTTGGTTGGCAGTTTCTATCGGTTCGGCTGCAGGCTGTCTTTTAACCTTCATTTACTATTGTTCGGGAAAATGGAAAAAAAAGGCAGCCAAGATTCTTGATGCAAAAAAATAA
- a CDS encoding acetate/propionate family kinase, producing the protein MKILVINCGSSSLKYQLIDMTNEDVLVKGLVERIGIEGSRIKHEKKGMDAVLIEEKMDDHKKAIQLVLEALIDKNHGVVKSMDEITAVGHRVVHGGEEFNKSVLLDDRVMAGIKACIDLAPLHNPANIMGIEACKALMPDTPMVGVFDTAFHQTMPAENYIYALPYEYYEKYKIRRYGFHGTSHRFVSEKAAETLKNTSPDFKVITCHLGNGSSLAAIKGGKCVDTSMGLTPLEGLAMGTRSGDLDPAILPFIMNKEKLSADDMSNVLNKKSGVLGISGVSSDFRDIEAAASQGNKRAQLALDVFCNRVRKYIASYAAQLGGVDALVFTAGIGENSIELREKICHGLEFLGVELDSEKNKVRGKLTDASKASSKVKVLIIPTNEELMIAKDTMSLVK; encoded by the coding sequence ATGAAGATATTGGTTATCAACTGCGGAAGCTCTTCTTTAAAGTATCAGCTAATCGATATGACTAACGAAGATGTTTTGGTAAAAGGCCTTGTCGAAAGAATTGGGATTGAAGGTTCACGTATTAAGCACGAAAAAAAAGGAATGGATGCCGTTTTAATTGAAGAAAAAATGGATGATCACAAAAAAGCAATTCAGCTTGTTTTGGAAGCCCTCATCGATAAAAATCACGGCGTTGTAAAATCTATGGACGAGATTACGGCTGTAGGTCACAGGGTAGTTCACGGCGGAGAAGAATTCAATAAGTCCGTTCTTTTAGACGACAGGGTAATGGCCGGTATCAAAGCTTGTATCGACCTTGCTCCTTTGCACAACCCTGCAAATATTATGGGAATTGAAGCCTGTAAGGCTCTTATGCCTGATACGCCTATGGTTGGTGTTTTTGATACTGCTTTTCATCAGACAATGCCTGCCGAAAATTATATCTATGCTCTTCCCTACGAGTATTACGAAAAATACAAGATACGCCGCTACGGCTTCCACGGAACATCACACCGCTTTGTTTCGGAAAAAGCTGCCGAAACCCTTAAAAACACCTCACCGGATTTTAAGGTAATTACCTGCCACTTAGGAAACGGCTCCAGCTTGGCCGCTATCAAGGGCGGAAAATGTGTAGATACCTCCATGGGCCTTACCCCCCTTGAAGGTTTAGCAATGGGAACCCGCTCCGGAGACCTCGACCCTGCCATTCTTCCCTTTATTATGAACAAGGAAAAACTCTCAGCCGATGACATGAGCAATGTTTTAAACAAAAAATCCGGCGTTTTGGGTATTTCCGGTGTAAGCAGCGACTTCAGGGATATTGAAGCTGCCGCCTCTCAGGGAAACAAGAGAGCTCAGCTCGCTTTGGATGTCTTCTGCAACAGGGTTAGAAAATACATAGCTTCCTATGCAGCTCAGCTCGGCGGAGTAGATGCCTTAGTATTTACAGCCGGTATAGGTGAAAACTCTATCGAGCTTCGAGAAAAAATCTGTCACGGCTTGGAATTCCTCGGCGTTGAACTTGATTCCGAAAAGAACAAGGTAAGGGGAAAACTCACCGATGCAAGCAAGGCCTCATCAAAGGTTAAGGTGCTTATAATTCCTACAAATGAAGAGCTTATGATTGCTAAGGACACAATGAGCTTAGTAAAATAA
- a CDS encoding CHASE2 domain-containing protein, protein MVEKETSKSAFAVFLQNNLNFIIAIIMFLIFTAFSFIKLGRNIENQVYDAMLRLKPEIKEKSEILLLNVDDFSIEQVGSWPWSRDVLADVLIRLKEAGGKAAVFDIEYLSAGRTGANNTYVEHELPKQYAAVRQEFGEYIKDFSDAVATKNIPLSEVKTIGQDMSEYFESRIDELSDSIKHNVFRDNDAYMGAATGFFENAFLTINAVNINISGETKELKDFAYNNFLFTNIEDEAGLLKKETLANRRAANEEYGMAPAIMPILKHARGAGFPNVVIDEDGVRRRISLLTEYEGKYIGQLVFTPILHILEPEKIIRSGRKLILKNAKDPSDLEKRKDLIIPLDEDGNLLINWLKKRFADTDNPENGSFKSLSVYALTYADIMEKNLVSLLEAIKNLQIRTSEGYLSYHSAVSSLEDEYARLGEWKKELLNKSKQNFKEYFAARNSFFDHYSKFLSGDFDKEIHGLFAKIKEQSGSNQYDDIDAYVAELFKNAKEEYKNYSEHINYINGFCNNAFAIIGYSGVGTSDLGVNPFWKSYPNVGTHANIYNTIMNEDFITPIPKWVSIILAFVIAIFTAFMLKKIERGFVKVILGIVLLSLTLSLGILLFVFGKIYLQLFLPVITVVVSFIVILLLNFIFSEKEKGFLRKAFGVYLSDDVVNEIISDPDKLTLGGEQKRITALFTDIKSFSTLSEKITPEHLVSVLNVYLTQMSDLILHEKGTIDKYIGDAIVAFFGAPTDLPDHAYRACLAAIRMKQAEKELNKQLYDAGDIPMPIFTRIGINTGEMVVGNMGTEKKMNYTIMGNDVNLAARLEGVNKKYGTWILASESTWNETNDAFLGRRLDRVRVVGINTPVQLYNVMAVKSEAPAEMVRLVGIFENAIDFYRQREYQKALNLFNKCLEVAPDDEPSKMYVERMNMLLADTETASTHSDIVNMTTK, encoded by the coding sequence ATGGTCGAAAAAGAAACGAGTAAATCGGCATTTGCAGTTTTTTTGCAAAATAATCTTAATTTTATAATAGCAATAATTATGTTTTTAATTTTTACGGCCTTCAGCTTTATTAAATTAGGAAGGAATATAGAAAATCAGGTCTACGATGCAATGTTAAGACTTAAACCTGAAATCAAAGAAAAGAGCGAAATTCTTCTTTTAAATGTCGACGACTTTTCTATAGAACAAGTCGGCTCATGGCCTTGGTCGAGGGATGTCTTAGCCGATGTTTTAATCCGCTTAAAGGAAGCCGGCGGTAAGGCTGCCGTTTTCGATATTGAGTACCTGTCCGCAGGAAGGACGGGTGCAAACAACACCTATGTAGAGCATGAATTACCGAAACAATATGCAGCCGTCCGTCAGGAATTCGGAGAATATATAAAAGATTTTTCGGATGCAGTAGCAACCAAAAACATTCCGCTTTCGGAAGTAAAAACGATAGGACAGGATATGTCCGAATATTTTGAATCAAGAATTGATGAGCTTTCCGACTCAATTAAACATAATGTGTTTCGAGATAATGACGCCTATATGGGAGCTGCAACAGGATTTTTCGAAAACGCTTTTTTAACCATAAACGCAGTAAATATAAACATAAGCGGCGAAACAAAGGAGCTAAAAGACTTTGCCTATAACAATTTCTTGTTTACCAATATCGAAGATGAAGCAGGTCTTTTAAAAAAAGAAACATTGGCAAACCGCAGGGCAGCAAATGAAGAGTACGGAATGGCTCCGGCCATTATGCCGATACTCAAACATGCAAGAGGAGCCGGATTTCCGAACGTGGTTATAGACGAAGACGGTGTACGCCGCCGCATTTCGCTTTTAACGGAATATGAAGGCAAGTACATAGGCCAGCTGGTTTTCACACCTATACTTCACATCCTTGAACCGGAAAAAATTATCCGGTCGGGCAGGAAACTCATTTTAAAAAATGCAAAAGACCCGTCGGATTTGGAAAAAAGAAAGGATCTTATAATCCCTCTTGATGAGGATGGAAACCTTTTAATCAACTGGCTAAAAAAACGCTTTGCCGATACCGACAACCCCGAAAACGGCAGTTTTAAAAGTCTATCGGTTTATGCCCTTACCTATGCCGACATAATGGAAAAGAATTTAGTTTCACTTTTGGAAGCCATAAAAAATTTGCAAATCAGAACATCGGAGGGCTATCTTTCTTATCACAGTGCGGTTAGTTCTCTGGAAGATGAATATGCAAGGCTTGGGGAGTGGAAAAAAGAGCTTCTCAATAAATCCAAACAAAATTTTAAAGAATACTTCGCAGCGCGTAATTCCTTTTTTGATCACTACAGCAAATTTTTAAGCGGAGACTTCGATAAAGAAATACACGGTCTTTTTGCAAAAATAAAAGAACAGAGCGGATCAAACCAATATGACGATATAGATGCCTATGTTGCAGAGCTCTTTAAAAATGCAAAAGAAGAATATAAAAACTATTCGGAACACATAAACTATATAAACGGCTTTTGCAACAATGCCTTTGCAATTATAGGTTACAGCGGTGTAGGAACCTCCGATTTAGGTGTTAACCCCTTTTGGAAGTCCTATCCCAATGTAGGTACCCATGCCAATATTTATAATACTATTATGAATGAGGATTTTATAACTCCGATTCCGAAATGGGTTTCAATAATCCTTGCTTTTGTAATAGCAATATTTACGGCCTTTATGCTAAAGAAAATAGAAAGAGGTTTTGTAAAAGTTATTTTAGGAATAGTTTTATTGAGCCTAACTCTTTCCTTAGGAATCCTTTTATTTGTATTCGGAAAGATATACTTACAGCTCTTTCTTCCGGTTATAACGGTAGTTGTAAGCTTTATAGTCATTCTATTACTTAACTTTATTTTTAGCGAAAAAGAAAAGGGGTTTTTAAGAAAGGCTTTCGGTGTTTATCTTTCGGACGATGTTGTAAACGAAATTATTTCCGACCCCGACAAACTCACTCTTGGCGGAGAACAAAAAAGAATTACGGCTCTGTTCACCGACATAAAATCCTTCTCTACCCTTTCGGAAAAAATTACGCCTGAGCATTTAGTTTCGGTTTTAAACGTTTACCTCACACAAATGAGCGATTTAATTCTACATGAAAAAGGCACAATAGATAAATACATTGGAGATGCCATCGTAGCCTTTTTTGGAGCGCCGACAGACTTACCGGATCATGCTTACAGGGCTTGCCTTGCCGCAATCAGGATGAAGCAGGCAGAAAAAGAACTCAATAAGCAGCTTTATGACGCAGGAGACATTCCCATGCCCATCTTTACGCGCATAGGAATAAACACCGGAGAAATGGTTGTAGGAAACATGGGCACCGAAAAAAAGATGAACTACACGATTATGGGAAATGACGTAAACCTTGCAGCCCGTCTTGAAGGTGTAAACAAAAAATACGGCACATGGATATTGGCATCCGAATCTACATGGAACGAAACTAATGATGCTTTCTTAGGCCGCCGCCTCGACCGCGTAAGGGTTGTAGGTATCAATACTCCGGTTCAGCTTTACAATGTTATGGCAGTAAAATCGGAGGCCCCTGCCGAAATGGTAAGGCTCGTAGGCATATTTGAAAATGCGATCGACTTTTACCGGCAAAGGGAATATCAAAAAGCCCTTAACCTTTTTAACAAGTGTTTGGAAGTTGCCCCGGATGATGAGCCTTCAAAGATGTATGTTGAAAGAATGAATATGCTTCTTGCAGATACTGAAACGGCCTCAACTCACAGCGATATCGTAAACATGACAACAAAATAA
- a CDS encoding YitT family protein yields the protein MKEKLLSFFYIVCGVLMIASGIHFFLLPSKLSLGGATGMALVLSKYLPLSTGALLVVVNIFLFALGFLIIGNKFGLKTVCASLGLSGAVWLLEILVPLQGPIVNDKFLQLIIAVILYGGGVGIVLNQYASTGGSDIFAMIFQKYFGLDLGKGCLLTDFTITVFAGFAYGTEIALFSLVGVIINGLVIDSTIDGLNVSKYCIINTDKPDDLCRFMVELGRSANVYKATGAYTKAERSVIQTVMSRRDFVKLKSYLAQNDPKAFMVVTNAHSVFGWHWRRIGE from the coding sequence ATGAAAGAAAAATTATTAAGTTTTTTTTACATTGTTTGCGGAGTTTTGATGATAGCATCAGGCATTCATTTCTTTTTGCTGCCTTCAAAACTGTCTTTGGGCGGAGCAACCGGTATGGCCTTGGTATTGTCAAAATACCTGCCGCTTTCTACAGGGGCACTGCTTGTCGTGGTAAACATTTTTTTGTTTGCCTTGGGCTTTTTAATCATCGGAAACAAATTCGGTCTTAAAACGGTTTGTGCAAGCCTCGGACTTTCAGGAGCCGTATGGCTTTTGGAAATTTTAGTTCCCCTGCAAGGACCGATTGTAAACGATAAATTTTTACAGCTGATAATCGCCGTTATCCTTTACGGCGGCGGCGTAGGTATAGTTTTGAATCAATATGCATCTACCGGAGGAAGCGATATTTTTGCAATGATCTTTCAAAAATATTTCGGCCTCGATTTGGGGAAGGGCTGCTTACTTACGGACTTCACCATCACCGTCTTTGCAGGTTTTGCCTACGGAACCGAAATAGCCTTGTTCTCTCTTGTAGGAGTTATCATAAACGGGCTTGTTATAGATTCGACAATTGACGGCCTTAATGTAAGTAAATACTGTATAATAAACACCGATAAACCCGATGATCTTTGCCGGTTTATGGTAGAACTCGGTCGCTCGGCAAATGTCTACAAGGCAACCGGTGCCTACACAAAGGCAGAGCGCTCCGTTATTCAAACCGTTATGAGCCGCCGGGACTTTGTAAAACTAAAGAGCTATCTAGCCCAAAATGATCCTAAAGCCTTTATGGTTGTAACCAATGCCCATTCCGTATTCGGTTGGCATTGGAGAAGAATAGGAGAATAA